GTACTAAAAATATCCCTAATCCCTATACTTTACATTTTACAATGTATGGGTAAATAAGATCACTTCATTTATCCCAATGCTTTTCTGATTGCATCTAATATCTACATGTTGCTGTTTGAAAAGTTCTGATTGTGTCAATCCTCTCTGCAAAAGCTAGTGATTGTAAATGTGGGGGTTTTACTTTCAGTAAATACATGTTCATGTTAACTCCTGGGATTGAACACTGTGCTTTATGGTCTTTGAAACTCTTGACATTTACAATCATAAGAGGCATGGCTTTCAtcaagttcacacacacacacacacacacacacacacagtagaaatGAACATATTTGacctaagtcgctctggataagagcgtctgctaaatgacttaaatgtaaatgtaaatgtagatataAAACTGGTCCTGATGGTGAAACTAATCAGTCTTTTGATTCATCACAATTGATCtatttcagagctgatctgattggtcaaaagaacaatAAGCGGAAAAAACATCTGAAATtggggctgcctgtctaaacacagccTGGGTGGCAATCAGAACCTGCATTGCTCATGACCAAAGGCAAGTGCACGTGACGGAAGGGCACGCACGTGACGGAAGGGCACGCACGTGACGGAAGAGCACGCACGTGACGGAAGAGCACGCACGTGACGGAAGAGCACGCACGTGCCGGAAGAGCACGCACGTGCCGGAAGGGCACGCACGTGCCGGAAGGGCACGCACGTGACGGAAGGGCACGCACGTGACGGAAGGGCACGCACGTGACGGAAGGGCACGCACGTGACGGAAGGGCACGCACGTGACCCATGAGCACTAACCAATGTCTTGCAGGTGTTTCCATGGTTGTGCGCCAGGTGATTGACTTATGAACTGCAGTACCAGCATTCTTAACAAGTGGGGTAAACTACACTTTATTTTGGAGACGGCTCAATCCGAGCAGCTGAAGGACCAACACCAAGGACAAATTGGCAGAGTAAGTTCAAATATGATTTTCTTTAACATTCTTGGCTTGTAAAGGACCCGAGAGGTCCATTTTCCAGAATTAAATTCACCGTCTGGTCCCCAAGCAAAGAGGTGCCATGAATCTTTATTCTATATGTCAGATCCTAGCTCGTTCTACACAACATATTTCTACCTGAATGTTCCATGTAGTGCCTTGCTCGTTCTACACAGcatatttctatctgaatgtGCCTCGCTCGTTCTACACAACATATTTCTACCTGAATGTTCCATGTAGTGCCTCGCTCGTTCTACACAACATATTTCTATGTGAATGTGCCTTGTAGTGCCTCGCTCGTTCTACACAAcatatttctatctgaatgtGCCTCGCTCGTTCTACACAACATATTTCTATGTGAATGTGCCTTGTAGTGCCTCGCTCGTTCTACACAACATATTTCTACCTGAATGTTCCATGTAGTGCCTTGCTCGTTCTATATGTCAGATCCTTGCTCGTTCTACACAACATATTTCTATGTGAATGTGCCTTGCTCGTTCTACACAACATATTTCTACCTGAATGTTCCATGTAGTGCCTTGCTCGTTCTATATGTCAGATCCTTGCTCGTTCTACACAACATATTTCTATGTGAATGTGCCTTGCTCGTTCTACACAAcatatttctatctgaatgttCCATGTAATTGGAAATGTTCAAGAAAGGATCCAAAAAGGAATTAAATTAACCGGCATTCATTTGGGAACAAAAAGTTACCTAGTGTAATTACAGAACACGCAGCGAGCAAAAAGGGCAGGTGAGGCGTAATTCGGAGTCCCACCTATTAGAATGAACAGTCATTTGAACAGTAGGCTGTGATGAGCATCATTTCACCTTGGTCCTTCATTTATCGTTGTAGGACTTTCCTCGAGTTCGTCATTTTCCTggacaccaaaaaaaaaaaaagtcattaGTCTCAGACTAAATACTGTGGAAGATTTAAATTCAGATTCTCCTTTGAACTCGTCTTATTGTCCAGGACAACGCTCATCAGTGTCCGGGAAACCGGCCCTAAATGTTCACCCTGAGGAATAACACAGACGCgtcatttgaataatgtaaacttTATTTATATCAAAACAACATAAATGACAAGAAAAAAAAGGGTCTGTTTCCATTGACAACACACGGTTTCATTACCAATAACATGTGGAGAGACATGTGGAGAGACATGTGGAGAGATTTCCATTGGCCGAACATAGGGGCACACAGCCCACTTAAAAGTCAAATGTTTCACTTGGTCGTACATTGACGTCAATGGGAGACTACGTGAAAAATGTGTTCGGAATCACCTCCATAGACGTGATCCGGTTTGAGGACACGACAGCTGTCATCACAACTATTAACAAAggacctgttttttttttttacctttatttaaccaggcaagtcagttaagaacaaattcttattttcaatgacggcctgggaacagtgggttaactgcctgttcaagggcagaacgaaagatttataccatgtcagctcgggggtttgaacttgcaaccttccggttactagtccaacgctctaaccactagactacctgccgcccctacactctaaccactagactacctgccgcccctacactctaaccactaggctacctgccgcccctacactctaaccactaggctacctgccgcccctacactctaaccactaggctacctgccgcccctacactctaaccactaggctacctgccgcccctacactctaaccactaggctctaaccacctgccgcccctacactctaaccactaggctacctgccgcccctacactctaaccactaggctacctgccgcccctacactctaaccactaggctacctgccgcccctacactctaaccactaggctacctgccgcccctacactctaaccactaggctacctgccgcccctacactctaaccactaggctacctgccgcccctacactctaaccactaggctacctgccgcccctacactctaaccactaggctacctgcccccctacactctaaccactaggctacctcccccccacactctaaccactaggctacctccccccctacactctaaccactaggctaccttccccccccctacactctaaccactaggctaccttcccccccctacactctaaccactaggctaccttccccccctacactctaaccactaggctaccttccccccctacactctaactaaccactaggctaccttcccccctacactctaaccactaggctaccttcccccctacactctaaccactaggctacctgccgaccctactctctaaccactagactaccctgccgccctgttACAGAACTACACAAACCGGCTAGCGATGGCCAACAGTTTGGAATAGTCTCCCTCCATTTTACGCAAGTGTGTCGGTAGTGGAACCTTAATTCTAGTTCCCGTAGGGTTACCGTTGTCTTCAATCAGGACAACGTTGTTGGAGTCAAAACGCGGGTTCATCCGCTCTCCGGGCATCTTGTGGCCAACGATAAGAGCTTTTTTCTTCCCTCCCTTGATGGCCAGCAGAACGCGGTCGCCCACCTTGCCCACTCCGTTCTTGGTGTACACGTGGATGACTCTAGGGGAACGGTGCCATGGGGTACTACCCAGTGGACTGTTGTCAACAACACGAACCCTGGTCATTTTCTGGATGGCTGCTGCGGCTGTTGACAcactacgagagagagagagatgtatagagagagagagagagagagagagagagagagagagagagatgtatagagagagagagagagagagagagagagagagagagagagagagagagatgtatagagagagagagatgtagagagatgtatagagagagagagagagatgagagagagatgagagagagagatgtatagagagagatgtatagagagagagatgtatagagagagagagagagagagatgtatagagagagagagatgtatagagagagagagagatgtagagagagagatgtatagagagagagagatgtatagagagagagagatgtatagagagagagagatgtatagagagagagagatgtatagagagagagagagatgtatagagagagagagagatgtatagagagagagagagatgtatagagagagagagatgtatagagagagagagatgtatagagagagagagatgtatagagagagagagatgtatagagagagagagatgtatagagagagagagatgtatagagagagagagatgtatagagagagagagatgtatagagagagagatgtatagagagagagagatgtatagagagagagagatgtatagatattagacccaaccaaatcatgagaaaaaaaaagaattacttgacacattggaaagaatgaacaaaaaaacagagcaaactagaatgttatttg
The sequence above is drawn from the Oncorhynchus gorbuscha isolate QuinsamMale2020 ecotype Even-year linkage group LG11, OgorEven_v1.0, whole genome shotgun sequence genome and encodes:
- the mrpl14 gene encoding 39S ribosomal protein L14, mitochondrial, producing the protein MALISRSCSGFLAQLSSLTLHKAFSVSTAAAAIQKMTRVRVVDNSPLGSTPWHRSPRVIHVYTKNGVGKVGDRVLLAIKGGKKKALIVGHKMPGERMNPRFDSNNVVLIEDNGNPTGTRIKVPLPTHLRKMEGDYSKLLAIASRFV